CTCCCTGGGCTCAGAGACTTCCTTGGCATCATCATAgtcatctgctgggtcacctctgggcaggatggggacatctgaaaggagaggggagctgttggcaatgagaagagccctcccgcagagcagaggaaggaaggaggtgccCGACCAAGGGGCTGAGAtgctggtgctggcagggctaCAGGAGACCCTGCGTTCTGCCCACCTCCCCTTGGGTACAGGAGTGTGCGTGCAGCAGTGGGGATCCCTCTTGCCCAGCCACAAGGCTGGCAGTGTCGGGCTCTGCCCTGGAGCTGGCTGTGAAGGCTCCCCGTGTGCCTGAGGAGATGTCGGGGCCTGGAGGCATGGCTCCTCGGGGCGAATTcgggacctgctggaggcagggatgggtcGAGCATGGGAAGTCCCCATGCGATCcctcagggcacagggctgcaggtacCCAGATCCAGTGGGCACATCCAACCCTCGCCCGCTCAGTACAGCTCTGGAGTCACACACGAGGGCAATTCCTCCCCACCACGACAGTGATACTCAGTGACACCGCTGGCGGTCACACAGCTACGGGGAGGAGAGatcgacccttcctctgcctccccctccatTACCTGGGGCTGACCCAGCaccatcctcctcctcgctgtccccagggtcgggctgcagcttggtcagggacccctctgaagaggagcctgcggagaggagcagcgggtgttatcggggtgagcTCTGCTGGCCCTGTTCAtggccagggctgctgggaagggggacctacacagcagggactgcatgGGGAGGAGGGCTTGGGGCTTGCCCTGCTCCCgtgggacaaaccccatctcaaagggcctttcagagctgccctaggacggccccttccctcacccaccaggtacaaccccgggggtgcagcaggagaggcagggaggagctgtgcccctggctgcgatgggcagagctggtggggaggaagctcctctcctgagcccagcactgggctgctctccccgcaGACCCCGTGGCCCCAGCGCTGCGGGGACCACTGGCCTGGGAGCTGCCGAGGtgctgtcctgggtcagggctgagggaaagggccctgcagatgtGCTCCCTCCCAGCAGCGAACCACACTGACCTGAGCAACCAAACTTTGCCTGTTTCTCCCATGTcaggctgtagtcaatctcctggtACACAGCCTCAGAGAAGGACTCCAGAGACCTCGtggagcctggggacagaggcaaggtgggcacagggacatggggacaggagaCTGGACCCCAATGTGCTCACccatcccttctgcctgggccagcccaggacACACCCCACAGCctggccccactgctctgtccactcatcttggCCACATCCCTGCTGACAACAGCATCCCTGTGCATATGGTCTGGGGCAATGGCATCCTCACGCTCTCCCTTCAGggacagccccatgccccttttcaccCTGAGTCACTCCCTCCTcggaccctggagcagctcccgcagctcctctccctggtGAACTTTTCGCTCTCTGCCAGACGGCTCCTGGCATGGGTGCGAAGGGATGGATGCAGGGAgaagcccagggaccagacacccgCACACAGAGAACCCCTGCCCTGCGTgcctcccagcaccgctcctgccccacggcctccCCTCCAGCTCTGACCAGAGTGGGGCCAGCAGCATCCCCAAAGGTCTCTCGCTGttcccatctcccccagcccctcactGCCGTTTCTATCCTCCCCCGTCACCATCTCCTCCTGTGTCTCGACTCTCTCCACCCtgcttgctgctgtccccagccagacagtgaaggggcagggatagggcaggaggcagcacccccatcgcacctctgtctctgcccctcatggacaccccacagcacccgcagggctgccaagaggcgtCGCCcacctgggaccgatggggaaggacccacctctgcgctgagctctggcacttctcacttgccccaccagcagggccaggatcaggcacagcagggcccccaggatgatgcagatgatgacaggcactgAGATTCTCCTGCTATCCTTCTCATGGCCCCGGGGCAGATCTGCACAGGCAGGGACATGAAGGAGGCAGCTCCTAGCCTGGGGGAGGTAGGGACTCAGGGACACCCCAGTCCTTACcccccacacatggcagcagggggtgggggcacagAGGTGGGTCATGgggcagctcccacactgctgggggaatcacagccctccccaaagctaCCCGTTcccaccccagggcctcctctccagggcttcgcaccccagcacagagccccttccctcaggctgcagctcacagcctggcctggggagatcaacccccagggaggaggagaggttacCTGCTCGGGGGTGTGACATTATCGTCCTGGGTGGAGCTGCAGggcagaaagaaacagagatGTCAGAGCCCCTTCTCtcaggctgcagctcacagcctggcctggGGAGATCATCctccagggaggaggagaggttacCTGCTCGGGGAGGTGGCACTGTCGTCCtgggtggagctgcagagcagagagaaacagagatgtctgtgggtgtgtgtgtcagcgGATGTACCCTACAAGTCCCCTCTGAACTGCCCTTCTCTGGGTCCctgtgacagcacccagggcctctgctctgggccATGGGGAGGACAGCACCGGCAGCCCAGGGGAtgcacccagggagctgcaggagtcccacgggcagaggcctgaggacaccctGCCCCACAAACTGCttcaacctcccagtgcctccttgatcATGCACAGCAGCTGAAACCCCCAGTAATTCAGTGTATACCAGCATGGCACTCAAGGCTCACCCCCAAAGAGACcatggttagcagaggagcagacggatgctcccagaggggaggctttcctgagctctggTGCTGGGGGCAGTGCCCAGGGCAGTGCCTATTTTCCAAATAACCCACAGCCACCAGGACCGGTGTCACTCTTCCCATTCCCTCAGCAAaccacagccatgagcaggatgctCTGCCCAGACTTTCCAAGCTAAAAGCTGGTGGTTCTGGTGCTCTCTATCGAAAATAAAGAGCAACAGACACCTCCAGGAGGTGTCCAAGATGAGggggaggagaccctgcctgcaggtgcctctgcccctccttgggctatgcggggaactcaggacagctattgctgaatGAATGTGGGTCACCCTGAGAGCTGAAATCTTGCTCGTGTCACtaccaagctctttctctgcattgcaccttgctgaacagggagcaagacTTGGTGTGagctttgtgcccaggtggctccagcatTACCATTGCAGGTGATGTGGGTCTCTTCTTGTTGGTCATCACATGACTGTGGGTTCCAGGGAGAagaggggcactgccaaaaggaaCTGGTCCTCTTCCCACATTCCACATGATCCAGCCACGTGGGGCCAGACACCTTGCCATACTGCTGGACTCTTTCAATGGagccttcatctccacagcccagctctttgcacaccagggacacGGTGGCGAGAGTcattgagttggagcaaacacttcCCCACGTCCcgttgtagaaaacctgcaggcgcccagagcagccattgctgttctccagcctcagggccacaaactctggaaggaaaggcacaaagtgggggaaCAAGCTGGTTCTGGGGTGCGGAGAGAGAAACCGCAGGCATCCCTGGCAATCCCTCTGGCTGTTCTTTGGCAGCCGAGGGCAGGAGAGTTACTCCAAGAAGCAGGGACCCTTCTGGGCACtccagggctcagacaggcagagggcactgccagcaagtcaccatttcagcaagggagcagagagcagtCCCTGAGGTGCAGCAGTGCCCTCCCCTCTAGCCCCTGCGCATGGCTGTTCTCTCTCTGTAACCCTGAGTAAAGGCCGGTGGGGACTGTGCATGGGTGCCCCTAGgacgggggcaggaagggggctcggGACAGCCAGGGACAGTcccggccatgccctgctctcccctcatccctaCCTCCCCAcgcaccaggctcccaccaccGCTCCCAGCACACACCTGAGCAGACAACTCCTGCGTCCTTTTTGTGGGGGCAGTTGTGCTGTCCCCAGGTcgcggcagggcagtcccagagagcagcttcatccCCAGAGCAGTTCACAtcgtccagccagatctgcccggagccttccccgtaaCGAGCAGAGCCGAccacctccacagccaccccgcAGTCCAGCTGGTggcaaacaacggtggcgtcggacaggtcccaggagtcatTGCAgatggtcccccaggtgccctggtagtagatctccactctcccggcacagcgccctgtcccgttcaccagccggacccgccggctccctgcagcccggagaaaccccagctgtcagggtctcgcggccctggggagcacagctcAGCAGGGACTGTCAGagtgactcacctgagcaaaccacccCCACGTCctcagcagttcctgctggcgctgcctcaggcagggagatgttgcagagggtcaggtgagcctccttccctccacactggacccttctcagctcCACGGGGCCCGTCCCTCCCTCAGGCTTTGGCAggttgtaggctcgctctgcctctccgcactggagctgccggcacaccacgctggcatcatTCACGTCCCACTCgtcatccaggactctgcccCACGCCCTGTGCAGCgccatctccactcgcccgtcacaccGGCTCCCTCCGTCCACCAGCCGCAGGGATCCCAAGGgccctgcccagagacaggggaaatgccctgcaccctctgtgaaaccaggcagccctgcaccctgccatgtgtctcccatttctgatgtccTTGGACACCCTGGAGCTCACCCAACTGTAGCCAGCTCACAGTGAGGAGCTC
The sequence above is a segment of the Apteryx mantelli isolate bAptMan1 chromosome 23, bAptMan1.hap1, whole genome shotgun sequence genome. Coding sequences within it:
- the LOC136993990 gene encoding antigen WC1.1-like, whose protein sequence is MGLCALLISSMSVFEGTAELRLEAGGRRCAGRVEVKHRGQWGTVCGYGWTVEDAAVVCKQLDCGSALQDFWNVHFGPGSGPIWLSTLECRGTETALSECSHAGWGKHYCGHGWDAGVICSGFVQLVGGDSPCSGRVEIRDGGQWRTVCDSHFDLKAADVICRELQCGRALSVPGAAHFGEGVGPIWDRELQCVGNESLLSSCPWRSLSNQTCTHANDAGVTCTLFAGFRLVNDSTVCSGRVEMQVQGTWGTLCDSRWDVSDAHILCHQLNCGFAESVPGEGHFGRGTGPVWRESFHCEGTESHLGQCPVTALGASQCSHDNDAGVFCSGPLGSLRLVDGGSRCDGRVEMALHRAWGRVLDDEWDVNDASVVCRQLQCGEAERAYNLPKPEGGTGPVELRRVQCGGKEAHLTLCNISLPEAAPAGTAEDVGVVCSGSRRVRLVNGTGRCAGRVEIYYQGTWGTICNDSWDLSDATVVCHQLDCGVAVEVVGSARYGEGSGQIWLDDVNCSGDEAALWDCPAATWGQHNCPHKKDAGVVCSEFVALRLENSNGCSGRLQVFYNGTWGSVCSNSMTLATVSLVCKELGCGDEGSIERVQQYGKVSGPTWLDHVECGKRTSSFWQCPSSPWNPQSCDDQQEETHITCNDLPRGHEKDSRRISVPVIICIILGALLCLILALLVGQVRSARAQRRGSTRSLESFSEAVYQEIDYSLTWEKQAKFGCSGSSSEGSLTKLQPDPGDSEEEDGAGSAPDVPILPRGDPADDYDDAKEVSEPREDFVPGQQDWETPREAEEGDEPGEAQRGWSLHSRGSDRAPGDKRAAPSLPSMDTGYDDAEEVFLAHPHEDTKAERQGPGAKRSLSPGPGEPTAAMQLGAPGTEERSAQLGEQ